Proteins from a single region of Sediminitomix flava:
- a CDS encoding AlbA family DNA-binding domain-containing protein translates to MSDKNLYRLISKGESQTLDFKRTLNDVYKIAKSLTSFANTKGGVLLIGVEDNGKISGVDPEEEAYLIKEAANFYCDPPVNLKFEETLTDEGKTVLMVIVPNSKLKPHKSLTKKGDWTIYTRMYDKSILASEGIIDRMESDVVEDEPVLYTLSPQEESLIDYLGIFQRITLKGYANLVNFSERRARRSLMTLIKEGLVAQHDIEKTPFFTLA, encoded by the coding sequence ATGAGCGATAAGAACCTTTACCGACTGATCTCAAAAGGTGAATCTCAGACCTTAGATTTTAAAAGAACATTGAATGATGTTTATAAAATCGCGAAGTCACTCACATCTTTTGCCAACACCAAAGGCGGCGTTTTGCTAATTGGTGTGGAAGATAACGGAAAAATAAGTGGCGTTGACCCTGAAGAAGAAGCCTATTTGATCAAAGAAGCAGCTAATTTTTATTGTGATCCACCCGTAAACCTCAAATTTGAAGAAACACTAACAGATGAAGGAAAGACTGTCTTGATGGTCATTGTACCCAACAGTAAACTCAAACCTCACAAAAGTTTAACAAAAAAAGGCGATTGGACAATTTATACTCGCATGTATGATAAGTCTATTCTTGCCAGTGAAGGAATCATTGATCGGATGGAAAGTGATGTGGTAGAAGACGAACCCGTTCTTTATACTTTAAGCCCTCAAGAAGAATCTCTAATTGATTATTTGGGTATTTTCCAACGAATCACACTCAAAGGTTATGCTAATCTCGTCAATTTCAGTGAGCGTAGAGCACGTAGAAGTCTGATGACTTTAATTAAAGAAGGACTCGTCGCTCAGCATGATATTGAAAAAACACCATTTTTTACTTTAGCTTAA
- the nadE gene encoding NAD(+) synthase — MNWIKIAGAELNQIPLDWDNNKKNIIKAIEDAKDDNVAVLCLPELTITGYGCEDTFFSEALHETTMEVLFEIVPHTKDIVVAIGLPVSYQNRVFNAAALLVDGELIGFTAKQFLPKEGIHYEARWFSPWPQGVVEEVQFRYPSLPKHAKKKAFPIGDIHFDLNGIKIGFEICEDAWVADRPGRSLSRMGVDIILNPSASHFAFQKFASRKRFVVDGSRAFGCAYVYSNLLGNESGRSIFDGGTLIASSGRLLAMSERLGFHDVKVTSTVVDLNRAHLAQMQMSSDYSGPEKAAGRIEVDYQIPSAGPTTDQPLEANWESSKYLKEEEFARAEALALFDYMRKSYSKGFVVSLSGGADSSAIVSCIYLMVKLGIEKLGLKGFKKKLAYFKSIQNLSSVEEMMPEFLTTAYQPTENSGEVTLNAAKGLAEGIGAEFFILNVNDIFKNYVGMIEESIDRQLTWEQDDLALQNIQARVRAPSVWMLANIKGGLLLSTSNRSEAAVGYATMDGDTSGGLSPLAGIDKTFLRSWLKWLEKVGIRGEIKIPSLGAVNDQQPTAELRPKGSKQTDEADLMPYEVLNEIEGLAIRDKKSPVKCFYQLNVIYPEVEKEQLVAWIEKFFTMWCRNQWKRERYAASFHLDDRNLDPKTWCRFPILSGGYKRELEELRRLIK; from the coding sequence ATGAACTGGATTAAGATAGCTGGAGCAGAATTGAATCAGATTCCCTTAGATTGGGATAACAATAAGAAAAATATAATTAAGGCTATTGAAGATGCCAAAGACGACAATGTAGCCGTGCTGTGTTTGCCCGAATTGACAATTACAGGTTATGGCTGTGAAGATACATTTTTCTCTGAAGCACTTCATGAAACAACCATGGAGGTACTCTTCGAAATTGTACCTCATACCAAAGATATTGTGGTAGCCATTGGTTTGCCTGTCTCTTACCAAAATAGGGTGTTCAATGCCGCAGCACTTTTGGTAGATGGAGAATTGATTGGTTTTACGGCTAAGCAATTTTTACCAAAAGAAGGCATCCATTATGAAGCACGTTGGTTTAGCCCTTGGCCTCAAGGTGTCGTAGAAGAAGTGCAATTCCGTTATCCTTCTTTACCTAAGCATGCCAAGAAAAAAGCCTTCCCGATAGGGGATATTCACTTTGACCTAAACGGTATAAAAATAGGATTTGAAATCTGTGAAGATGCTTGGGTAGCCGACAGGCCTGGTAGAAGTTTATCAAGAATGGGTGTCGATATTATCTTGAATCCTTCAGCTAGTCATTTTGCTTTCCAAAAGTTTGCTTCTCGTAAACGATTTGTGGTAGACGGTTCTCGTGCGTTTGGGTGTGCTTATGTCTATTCCAATCTTTTAGGAAATGAATCGGGTCGATCAATTTTTGATGGAGGAACCTTAATTGCTTCATCAGGACGGTTATTGGCAATGTCCGAAAGGTTAGGTTTTCATGATGTAAAAGTTACCTCAACGGTAGTTGATTTGAATAGGGCGCACCTCGCTCAAATGCAAATGAGTTCAGATTATTCTGGGCCAGAAAAAGCAGCAGGACGAATAGAGGTGGATTATCAGATTCCTTCGGCAGGGCCAACGACAGATCAGCCCTTAGAGGCAAATTGGGAGAGTAGCAAATATTTGAAAGAGGAAGAATTTGCAAGGGCAGAAGCTTTAGCACTTTTCGATTATATGCGTAAAAGTTATTCGAAAGGGTTTGTAGTTTCTCTGAGTGGTGGAGCAGATTCTTCAGCTATTGTTTCTTGTATTTACTTGATGGTAAAATTGGGTATTGAGAAACTAGGTCTGAAAGGATTTAAAAAGAAACTGGCATACTTTAAGTCGATTCAGAATTTATCGTCAGTAGAAGAAATGATGCCTGAGTTTTTGACTACAGCATATCAGCCAACAGAAAATAGTGGCGAGGTTACGCTAAATGCAGCAAAAGGATTGGCAGAAGGTATAGGAGCAGAGTTCTTTATTCTGAATGTCAATGATATTTTTAAGAACTATGTCGGGATGATTGAAGAAAGTATCGATCGTCAGTTGACTTGGGAACAAGATGATTTAGCATTACAAAACATACAGGCGAGGGTTCGTGCCCCTTCAGTTTGGATGTTGGCAAATATCAAAGGTGGTTTATTGCTTTCAACCTCAAATAGATCAGAAGCAGCAGTAGGTTATGCAACCATGGACGGAGATACAAGTGGAGGTTTGAGTCCTTTGGCAGGTATTGACAAGACGTTCTTAAGAAGTTGGTTGAAATGGTTAGAGAAAGTCGGAATTAGAGGAGAAATAAAGATTCCTTCTTTGGGAGCTGTAAACGATCAGCAACCGACTGCGGAACTTAGACCTAAAGGTTCAAAACAAACAGATGAGGCAGATTTGATGCCTTATGAGGTGCTCAATGAAATTGAAGGATTGGCGATCAGAGATAAAAAATCTCCAGTGAAGTGTTTTTATCAACTAAATGTGATTTATCCAGAGGTTGAGAAGGAGCAATTAGTCGCTTGGATCGAAAAATTCTTTACTATGTGGTGCCGTAATCAATGGAAAAGAGAGCGTTATGCGGCTTCATTCCACTTGGATGACAGAAACCTTGATCCTAAAACATGGTGTCGTTTCCCAATTTTATCTGGTGGATATAAAAGGGAGTTGGAGGAATTAAGAAGACTAATCAAATAG
- the pdxH gene encoding pyridoxamine 5'-phosphate oxidase, with amino-acid sequence MKTNIADIRKDYAKKDLDTKDCLDDPIAQFEIWLDEAIKSEVPEPTAMIVSSADENGRPSSRTVLLKGVEDKKFIFYTNYTSRKGKQILANPYVSVTFFWPELERQVQIEGKALKVASDTSDKYFESRPYKSKVGAWASEQSTVINSRSVIMERFAKFSLKYLTSVPRPDHWGGFEIEADRIEFWQGRPSRLHDRILYTKDENGEWGKNRLAP; translated from the coding sequence ATGAAAACAAATATTGCAGATATCCGAAAAGATTATGCTAAAAAGGACTTAGATACCAAAGACTGTTTGGATGACCCAATAGCACAATTTGAAATATGGCTTGATGAAGCAATTAAATCTGAAGTGCCTGAACCTACAGCTATGATTGTTAGTTCTGCCGATGAAAATGGAAGACCTTCTAGCCGTACTGTTTTATTGAAAGGAGTAGAAGACAAAAAATTCATTTTCTACACCAATTATACGAGTAGAAAAGGGAAGCAGATATTAGCAAACCCATATGTGTCGGTTACATTTTTCTGGCCAGAACTTGAAAGACAAGTTCAGATTGAAGGAAAAGCATTGAAAGTAGCTTCTGATACTTCGGATAAATATTTTGAAAGCCGTCCGTACAAAAGTAAAGTAGGCGCTTGGGCATCAGAGCAAAGTACTGTGATCAATTCTCGATCAGTAATAATGGAACGTTTTGCTAAATTTTCCCTTAAATATCTGACTTCTGTACCTAGACCAGATCATTGGGGTGGATTTGAAATAGAAGCAGATCGCATTGAATTTTGGCAAGGAAGACCTAGTCGTTTGCACGACAGAATCTTATATACTAAAGATGAAAATGGTGAGTGGGGAAAAAATCGTTTAGCGCCATAA
- a CDS encoding TonB-dependent receptor, whose amino-acid sequence MKTLLQLRPLLITIGMFLGCTTYIAAQTVVNGQLIDAETKESVIGATVVIKGSTIGTTTDFDGNFKLETKETGPAVILFSYVGYQTIEQDIELGGTTDLGVIELLTDAVNLKEVNVIASVAVDRQTPVAVSTVDPEIIEEKLGNQEFPEVLKSSPGVFTTKQGGGFGDSRITLRGFGSENIAVTINGMPINDMENGAVYWSNWAGLSDVTRNMQVQRGLGATKLAIPSVGGTINILTRTTDAKLGGNIMVAGGNNNYKKTSFTVSTGLTEKKWAVTLSGSQSSGDGWVDGTNFEAYSYFANISKEFNANHSLALSIFGATQTHGQRRTQLPIETFEREGRRFNEDWGYLFGQQTNGRANFYSKPVITLNHYWNISSSSQLATTAYASFGRGGGIGGYGADQNFRTFRTGDGLIDFDRYYQENQEDIASNTVLVASMNDHDWYGLLSNFTTSISDKVTLTAGFDLRYYEGRHFQEITNLLGGQFYYDINKDVNEPIKIAREGDKVGFNNDGIVAWESVFAQAEFVNDPISAFVTVAFANNSKQRVDFFNYMPGNRTSEWVHDQTISAKGGANYNINDNHNVFFNTGFLQRPPMFNAVFRNFKNDVNDDAINEDIFTVEVGYGYRSTNVLANVNLYHTEWKNKSLIVALPPDFQTFANITGVDARHQGIEADVEVILSPRARITGSLSVGDWIWTDDVESIFFDQSQQPIDTLQLFIKDLKVGNAAQTTVAAGAQYEILSGLKLGVDYTFFSDLYADYDPSNRTDPEDREQAWRVPKYGLFDFSASYKFRIGSLDAYFNTKINNIFDEKYIADARDGIEHNQETALVYYSVGTTWSVSLKVDF is encoded by the coding sequence ATGAAGACACTTTTACAATTGAGACCACTGCTCATCACTATCGGAATGTTTTTGGGATGCACTACCTACATAGCCGCACAAACTGTGGTAAATGGACAGTTGATAGATGCAGAAACCAAAGAAAGTGTGATAGGAGCTACAGTGGTGATCAAAGGTTCCACAATCGGTACCACGACCGACTTTGATGGTAACTTTAAATTAGAAACGAAAGAAACAGGTCCTGCGGTCATCCTATTTTCTTATGTGGGTTATCAGACCATTGAACAAGACATTGAGTTAGGAGGAACAACAGATTTAGGTGTTATAGAACTTCTTACAGATGCCGTCAATCTAAAAGAAGTAAACGTAATTGCCTCTGTTGCTGTCGACCGACAAACACCAGTTGCGGTTAGTACCGTAGACCCCGAAATCATTGAGGAGAAATTAGGTAACCAAGAATTTCCAGAAGTACTGAAATCTTCTCCTGGAGTATTTACCACAAAGCAAGGAGGTGGTTTTGGAGATTCTAGGATTACCCTTCGTGGTTTTGGCTCTGAAAATATAGCCGTAACTATAAATGGTATGCCGATCAATGATATGGAAAATGGAGCAGTTTATTGGTCAAACTGGGCAGGGCTATCAGATGTGACTCGAAATATGCAAGTACAGAGAGGTTTGGGAGCCACAAAGTTGGCGATACCATCTGTAGGAGGTACAATCAACATTCTAACACGGACAACAGATGCAAAGTTAGGAGGAAATATAATGGTCGCAGGAGGTAACAATAATTATAAGAAGACTTCATTTACCGTATCTACAGGATTGACAGAGAAAAAGTGGGCAGTGACCTTGTCGGGTTCTCAATCTTCGGGAGATGGTTGGGTAGATGGAACCAACTTTGAAGCTTATTCTTATTTCGCCAATATCTCGAAAGAATTCAATGCAAATCATAGTTTAGCCTTGAGTATTTTCGGAGCAACACAAACGCATGGACAAAGAAGAACTCAATTACCTATTGAAACTTTTGAACGAGAAGGTAGGCGATTTAATGAAGATTGGGGGTATTTGTTTGGTCAACAGACGAATGGTAGAGCCAACTTTTACTCAAAACCAGTAATTACCTTAAACCATTATTGGAACATCAGTTCAAGTTCTCAATTGGCAACAACAGCTTATGCTTCTTTTGGTAGAGGTGGCGGAATAGGTGGTTATGGTGCTGATCAAAATTTTAGAACATTCAGAACAGGTGATGGACTTATAGATTTCGATCGATACTATCAGGAAAATCAAGAAGACATTGCCTCGAATACGGTGCTAGTCGCCTCTATGAATGATCATGATTGGTATGGACTATTATCGAATTTTACTACAAGTATTTCTGATAAAGTAACACTTACAGCAGGTTTTGATTTACGTTATTATGAAGGACGCCACTTCCAAGAAATTACAAATCTTTTAGGAGGGCAATTTTATTATGACATCAATAAAGATGTAAACGAGCCAATTAAGATTGCGCGTGAAGGTGATAAAGTAGGTTTTAACAACGATGGTATTGTAGCATGGGAAAGCGTTTTTGCACAAGCTGAATTTGTCAATGATCCTATTTCAGCATTTGTAACGGTTGCTTTTGCGAACAACTCGAAACAACGTGTTGATTTCTTTAACTATATGCCAGGAAATCGAACTTCTGAATGGGTGCATGATCAGACTATTAGTGCGAAAGGTGGTGCCAACTACAATATCAATGATAATCATAATGTATTTTTCAACACAGGTTTCCTACAACGCCCTCCAATGTTTAATGCCGTCTTCAGAAATTTTAAAAATGATGTAAACGATGATGCCATCAATGAAGATATTTTTACGGTAGAAGTTGGTTATGGCTACAGAAGTACGAATGTATTGGCAAATGTCAATCTGTATCATACCGAATGGAAGAACAAAAGTTTGATTGTAGCTTTACCGCCAGACTTCCAGACTTTTGCAAATATTACGGGTGTAGATGCTCGTCACCAAGGTATTGAGGCAGATGTAGAAGTGATTCTTTCACCAAGAGCTAGAATAACAGGTTCTCTTTCAGTAGGAGACTGGATTTGGACAGACGATGTTGAGTCGATCTTTTTTGATCAGTCTCAGCAACCTATCGATACCCTACAATTGTTTATTAAAGACTTGAAAGTTGGGAACGCTGCTCAAACCACAGTTGCGGCAGGTGCACAGTATGAAATTCTTTCAGGATTGAAGCTAGGCGTAGACTACACATTCTTCTCTGATTTGTATGCAGATTATGATCCAAGTAACCGTACAGATCCTGAGGATAGAGAACAAGCATGGCGAGTACCAAAGTATGGTCTATTTGATTTTAGTGCTAGCTATAAATTCAGAATTGGCTCGTTGGATGCCTACTTCAATACGAAGATCAATAATATTTTTGATGAAAAATACATAGCAGATGCACGGGATGGTATTGAACATAATCAAGAAACGGCTCTGGTATATTATTCGGTCGGAACGACATGGTCGGTATCATTAAAAGTAGATTTTTAA
- a CDS encoding NUDIX hydrolase, translating into MQFYTGESLIEVKDYTLKTAPSAGVFMQSFASPDQIISFYEMARDGRISGKPHLIFYVRDYEKTVGAIRKYFEIIHAAGGIVEKKDKLLFIKRWGLWDLPKGKVEENEDIAEAALREVEEECGITAKLKEKIGETWHTYQRDGKEVLKCTHWYRMKCKDDSEMQPQTEEDIEQVEWMTTEKVEQTCLKETYASIRDIYEQYQKLMSERK; encoded by the coding sequence ATGCAATTTTATACAGGAGAATCTCTTATAGAGGTCAAAGATTATACGCTGAAAACAGCGCCAAGTGCAGGTGTATTTATGCAAAGTTTTGCGAGTCCTGATCAAATCATTTCATTTTATGAGATGGCCAGAGATGGACGTATTTCAGGGAAGCCACATCTTATTTTCTATGTTAGAGATTATGAAAAGACAGTTGGTGCAATTAGAAAATATTTTGAAATAATTCATGCCGCCGGAGGAATAGTAGAGAAGAAAGATAAATTACTTTTTATCAAACGATGGGGACTTTGGGATTTGCCTAAAGGAAAAGTGGAGGAAAATGAAGATATAGCAGAGGCAGCACTCCGTGAAGTTGAAGAAGAGTGTGGGATCACAGCTAAGCTAAAAGAAAAAATAGGAGAAACCTGGCATACTTATCAGCGTGATGGAAAGGAAGTCTTGAAATGTACACATTGGTATAGAATGAAGTGCAAAGACGATTCGGAGATGCAACCTCAAACCGAAGAAGATATTGAACAGGTAGAATGGATGACGACCGAGAAAGTTGAGCAGACTTGTTTAAAGGAAACCTATGCTTCTATTCGAGATATTTATGAACAATATCAAAAGTTGATGTCGGAGCGTAAGTAA
- a CDS encoding TolC family protein: MRQSLVMVLLALFYASSVHVVWAQKSDTVPTSFSMEEAVNYAMMHNKEVTIADLNEAISNMQTKEFVSQGLPQINGSAQLDYNFELMTMGTDENGNPIQFGSEYGGQAGISLSQMLFDGSFLVGLKASRTYQDLAIKQTTQQKIDIVEQVQKAYFLALVNEENREAIQRNYDRLKQLLYETEEMYKNGFAEKIDVQRIRVNYNSVVLQLEQNKQEIELAYMLLKFQMGYNIDTEIQLKDHLSDQHLNETLMTSDMQYAYQNRIEYDILNTQFTLKELERKENNFQYMPKLNLVANYGWANFGDDFGAYWTSANWFPNGSVGVKMTVPIFDGLLKSRKSQRMKLEMQQISTQKDLMKDNVAVEVKKAADQLSTSLKALQIYEDNMGLAKEVYEHSLAKYQEGIGSNLEVIEADGSYKDAQDEYYSSLYNALVAQIALQKANGTLYHVAPESE; the protein is encoded by the coding sequence ATGAGACAATCTTTAGTCATGGTACTGCTTGCGCTTTTTTATGCGAGTAGTGTTCATGTAGTCTGGGCGCAAAAATCTGATACCGTACCAACATCTTTCAGCATGGAAGAAGCCGTGAATTATGCAATGATGCACAATAAAGAAGTGACTATTGCTGATTTGAACGAGGCGATTTCAAATATGCAAACTAAAGAGTTTGTCAGTCAAGGTTTACCACAGATCAATGGTTCGGCACAGTTAGACTACAATTTTGAGCTTATGACCATGGGTACTGACGAAAATGGAAACCCTATTCAGTTTGGAAGTGAATATGGCGGACAAGCAGGTATTTCCTTAAGCCAAATGCTCTTTGATGGTTCTTTTTTAGTTGGCTTAAAAGCGTCTAGAACGTATCAGGATTTAGCTATAAAACAAACCACACAACAAAAAATTGACATTGTAGAACAAGTTCAGAAAGCTTATTTTTTAGCACTCGTAAACGAGGAAAATAGAGAAGCGATCCAACGAAACTACGACCGTTTGAAACAACTTCTTTATGAAACAGAAGAAATGTATAAAAATGGTTTTGCAGAAAAAATTGATGTACAACGTATTCGTGTAAACTACAATAGTGTTGTACTTCAGCTTGAGCAAAACAAACAAGAGATTGAGCTTGCTTATATGTTACTGAAGTTCCAAATGGGCTACAATATCGATACTGAAATTCAATTGAAAGATCACCTTTCAGATCAGCACTTGAATGAAACATTGATGACAAGTGACATGCAATATGCTTATCAGAACCGTATCGAATATGACATTCTGAATACCCAATTCACCCTGAAAGAATTGGAAAGAAAAGAAAACAACTTCCAATACATGCCAAAGCTAAACCTTGTAGCCAACTACGGATGGGCAAACTTTGGAGATGATTTCGGTGCATATTGGACTTCGGCTAACTGGTTCCCGAATGGTTCGGTAGGTGTGAAAATGACTGTTCCTATTTTTGATGGTTTATTGAAAAGCAGAAAGAGTCAGCGTATGAAATTGGAAATGCAGCAGATCAGTACGCAAAAAGATTTAATGAAAGACAATGTGGCCGTTGAAGTGAAAAAAGCAGCTGACCAACTTTCAACAAGTCTTAAAGCCCTACAGATCTACGAAGACAATATGGGATTGGCAAAAGAGGTTTACGAACACTCACTTGCTAAATATCAAGAAGGGATTGGCTCTAACTTAGAAGTGATTGAAGCAGATGGTTCTTACAAAGACGCACAAGATGAATATTATTCGTCGTTGTATAATGCTTTGGTTGCACAGATCGCCCTTCAGAAGGCAAATGGTACACTATATCATGTAGCACCAGAGTCTGAATAA
- a CDS encoding efflux RND transporter periplasmic adaptor subunit translates to MKTINKLAFSSIFFLAACSGGNDIESLKQQLDTKKASVTTIQQEIKLIEAEIKKLDPTFGVNTAAVLVSAKTIQPEVFEHKITVRGNVESRKNIIVSSETEGRILKINALEGTKVKKGDVIIEVDADKLKDQIDEVKTSLSLATDIYAKRAALWEKNIGTEVEFLEAKNKKETLEKQLKSLKTQLSYAYVKAPFTGTIDYVEVNVGEHVGKSNPLFRIVSSDDMRVTTEVSEKYFGSIIAKDKAELEFMSIGKTLASKVKAVSTVINENTRTFTIDSNIPSSVLRDVRPNMMVKATFTDFVNEDAFVVPSDAVMKDNKGTYVYIVVTEKGRQFSSKNYVTVGSEYNNSTWIEKGLKQGDQVVTAGQFKLVEGNLIQVAK, encoded by the coding sequence ATGAAAACGATAAATAAACTAGCATTTTCTTCAATCTTCTTTTTAGCGGCTTGTTCAGGCGGAAATGACATCGAGTCTCTAAAACAACAACTAGATACTAAAAAAGCTTCGGTCACAACTATTCAACAAGAGATCAAGCTTATTGAAGCTGAAATCAAGAAACTAGATCCTACTTTTGGTGTAAATACTGCAGCAGTTTTAGTGAGTGCAAAAACGATTCAACCCGAAGTTTTTGAACACAAAATTACAGTTCGTGGTAATGTGGAATCTAGAAAAAATATTATTGTCTCTTCAGAAACAGAAGGACGTATCCTAAAAATCAATGCGCTTGAAGGTACAAAAGTGAAAAAAGGAGACGTTATCATTGAAGTAGATGCAGATAAGCTAAAAGACCAAATTGATGAGGTAAAAACATCATTGAGCTTGGCTACTGATATTTATGCAAAAAGAGCTGCTCTTTGGGAAAAGAACATTGGTACTGAAGTTGAATTTTTGGAAGCTAAAAACAAAAAAGAAACTTTAGAGAAGCAATTGAAATCTCTTAAAACTCAATTGAGTTATGCTTATGTAAAGGCACCATTTACAGGTACGATCGATTATGTAGAAGTAAATGTAGGTGAGCATGTCGGAAAGTCGAATCCGCTATTCAGAATTGTAAGTAGTGACGATATGCGTGTGACTACGGAAGTTTCAGAAAAATACTTTGGTAGCATCATCGCAAAAGATAAAGCGGAGTTGGAGTTTATGTCTATCGGTAAAACTTTAGCTTCTAAAGTAAAAGCCGTGAGTACGGTTATCAACGAGAACACAAGAACATTTACCATCGATTCCAACATTCCTTCAAGCGTATTGAGAGACGTTCGTCCGAATATGATGGTGAAGGCAACTTTCACTGATTTTGTAAATGAAGATGCTTTTGTCGTTCCTTCAGATGCTGTAATGAAAGACAACAAAGGAACATATGTGTATATCGTAGTAACTGAGAAAGGAAGACAATTTTCTTCAAAGAACTATGTAACTGTTGGGTCTGAATACAACAACTCAACTTGGATTGAAAAAGGACTAAAACAAGGCGACCAAGTCGTAACTGCAGGTCAGTTCAAACTTGTAGAAGGTAACCTGATTCAAGTAGCTAAATAA